A single genomic interval of Mesoaciditoga lauensis cd-1655R = DSM 25116 harbors:
- a CDS encoding TetR/AcrR family transcriptional regulator, with translation MATRSGNKTRESILQAAREAFASKSYAEVSMEDIAKIANVKKPLIYYYFPSKEELFKEAWDEAFRTLEDKVFGPREEEGKYVRKVKQFLRAYIDFLRNDRKSLRLIEREKNRFYSEKSKNWQYMKKRYDVFVQQVADVISSETGDSSSEYARAITDIVGSSALLPEGQMSPDTLELIIIKGIRS, from the coding sequence ATGGCCACTCGTTCGGGGAATAAAACCAGAGAAAGTATACTGCAAGCGGCCCGTGAAGCGTTTGCTTCTAAGTCTTATGCGGAAGTTTCGATGGAAGACATAGCCAAGATAGCCAACGTGAAGAAGCCGTTGATATATTATTATTTTCCCAGTAAAGAAGAATTGTTTAAAGAGGCATGGGATGAAGCTTTTCGTACCCTGGAAGACAAAGTGTTTGGCCCAAGGGAAGAAGAAGGCAAATACGTGCGAAAAGTCAAACAATTTTTGAGGGCTTATATCGACTTTTTGCGTAACGATCGTAAATCATTGCGGCTTATTGAAAGGGAAAAGAACAGATTTTATTCCGAAAAGAGCAAGAATTGGCAATATATGAAGAAGAGGTACGATGTTTTTGTCCAACAAGTTGCCGATGTTATTTCTTCTGAAACCGGTGACTCATCTTCGGAGTACGCTCGAGCGATAACCGACATAGTTGGTTCTTCGGCCCTTTTACCTGAAGGCCAAATGTCACCTGATACGCTTGAACTGATAATAATAAAGGGAATTAGATCGTAA